ATAGAGATCCATATGAACAGGATATAAGGGAGTACAGTTACAGacagcgagaaagagaaagagagagagaacgctatGAATCTGATAGAGAACGAGATCATGAAAGACGAACTTGTGAGCGAAGCCAAAGCCCAACGCACTCGAGAAGAGCTCAGAGTTGCAGCGCTTCGCCAGCACAGTCTGAGAGGCATCAAAGTGACAGTGTGGATTCTGAACGCAGGATATACAGTCGATCATCGGACCGTAGCGGTAGCTGCAGTTCACTATCACCTCCACGATACGATAAAGCAGATAAACCAGACAAAGTTCGACCGGACCGTTatgagaaaaatgaaaaggaGAAAGATCGGCTGTTTGAACCTGAAAGAGCTGAAAAACGAACCCAAAGAAAAGACAAGTCTGAAAAAttggaaagaacaaagaaaattgagaAATCTGAAGTGGAGAAACTGGATAAGAAAGAGAAAATTGAGAAGCTTAAAATACGGAAGGTGAAACCTCCATCTCCAAGTTCCCTGTCTTCTGAAACAGACCATGAAGTAGATAGGGACCTAAATCTTGATAGTCTAAAGGGCAAAACtaaacaaggaaaagacaaagcAGAGAAAGAAGGAGCTTCAAAAAATCGTTTGGACTTAATTCCTTGTGTGGTGTTAACTCGTGTAAAGGAGAGAGAGGCAAAAATGATTGAGCCCTTGAATGCAGAGAAACCAAGAggaaagtcagagagtgacacTGTCAAATCTCCATCTGCAGAACAGAATAAAGTACAGTTAACTCGACTTGACCAGACAAAAACTGAACTATCAAAATTAGAACCTTCCAGGCCAAAAGTGCCAAAAGAGAAGTTGCTTGCCAGCCAAATAGAGGTTGTGGGTAAGGAAGTGAAAATTAAGCATAAAAAGAACCTCAAATCAGAACCATGCCCTGAAGCACCAAATGCAATGGATATTGACAAACTGGAGGCTAGGAAGAGACGTTTTGCAGATCCCACTTTAAGAACGGATCGGCAGAAATTAGAGGTTAAGCGAGGcagtcaagaggaagaggaactCCGACTAGGTCTAAGAAAACCACCTGAACTAGCTGCTTGGAGAGAAATGCCTACAGTAGGCAAAGAAGGAGATTTGGACCGAAGACCTTTGCGGAAAGAATTACTCAAAAGGGAGCATAGGAAAGTCAAGCAAGAGAAACTAATTTCAGCATTTAGTCCCCGAGAAGGACAGGAGTCTGCGACTGTTTCTGCGGGAATTGGCTTGCGGCCCAGTATAGAAGCACAGTCAAGATTAAATGAGCCATCTGAAGAACCAGTAGAAACTCCAGAAATTGCATTAAAGAAACTGAATACAACGAAGCCTCCAAATAAGGGAACTGTGCAGCCATTGCTCCCACATCTTGATGAGGTACcaggggaaggagagattaaaAGAGAGGAACGGAAAAGAAAGTACAGTGGTACCCCTGAGGACACAAATGATCACAAGTCTGCCAATGAAAAATTACAAACCATTGATGCGGATGAGAAACTTGGGATTGATATTGATTACACTCAAAGTTATAGGAAACAGATGGAGCAGAACCGTAGACttaaacagcaacaggaaatGGAAATGGCAAAATCTGAAAAGTACAACAGCCCCAGGAAAGAAAATGCAGATGAATTTGAAAGGAGGAGTTTAGTCCATGAAGTGGGGAAGCCACCTCAGGATGTCACAGATGATTCCCCTCCAGTTAAACGGAGAAAAACTGATCAATTTGACTTTGAAACTAGCATGAAACGAGAAAGAAATTACAGAAGTTCTCGTCAGCTAAGTGAAGATTCTGAGaaaactgtcctttcccctggATTTCGACATATCCTCTCTTATCAGGATGAGGATGATAATGATTCCCCCCATCAGGCATTGCTACCAAAAGAACCAAAGGATTCTCCAAAACTAGACTCCACCTTTCAGATTCCTGTTAGAGAAGAACCTTTAAAATGCAATGCTCATGAGTCAAATAAGCGAGAACAAATGCTGGATTTGGCTAGGTTTAAAATAATGTCTCAGAGCTCAGAAGAAGAGGCACCTCGTTGGGAAACACGTCTGAAACTAGATGCAAGTAGGTCTGATGTTAGCTTTCCCAGTAGCATTATCAAACGAGATGGCATTCGCAAACGTTCTGTACGTGAGCTTGAACCAGGTGAGGTACCATCTGATTCTGATGAGGATAATGAACATAAATCTTCTCATTCACCTAAAGCTTCAACATCTTTTGAAAGTTCTAGATTACCTTTATTCCTGCGAAATAGGGAAGATAGAATATCAGACTTAAAGCTGTCAAGCTCACTAGAAAGAAATAAATTCTACTCCTTTGCACTTGACAAGACCATTACCCCTGATACCAAGGCTTTACTTGAGAGGGCAAAGTCTCTGTCTTCATCCCGAGAAGAAAATTGGTCATTCTTAGATCGGGATTCGAGGTTTGCCAGCTTCAGGAAAGATAAAGATAAAGAAAAGGTTGAATCAGCACCAAGGCCAATCCCTTCTTGGTATatgaaaaagaaaaaaattagAACAGATTCTGAAGGCAAAATAGATGAAAAGAAGGAAGATCATAAGGAAGATGAACAGGAGAGGCAAGAATTATTTGCTTCCCGGTTCCTGCATAGCTCAATCTTTGAGCAGGATTCAAAACGCTTACAGCATCTTGAAAGGAAAGAAGATGATATGGATGTAATTTCAGGTCGGTTATTTGGAAGGCAGGGATCTGTTGATGGCTCCAGTAATACCCCAGATCTCATACAGGAACCTGTAGTCTTATTTCACAGTCGGTTTATTGAATTGACACGTATGCAACAGAAGGAGAAAGAAAAGGATCAGAAGCCAAAGGAACTTGAACGACGAGAAATTGAGAAAGAAGCTCAACCTAAAACAACAGAGCCTGTATCTGAATTGAAAGAATCAGATTTGAAAAATACTTGTCCTCTTTTGAGGGCTATAgtcccaccaccacctccaccacctcctctgaccaCAAGTTTTCAGGCACTACCTGCTGAACAACAAGAAACCGTTAAAAATAAAACAGCAAATGAAACCCTGGTGACAGAAAGTGTAGTTTCCAACTCAGGAGAGAATCGTTCAGAATCTGGACCTGCAGCTGATGCATCTAAACCTGTCATTGTTAATGTGAGCCCCTGTGAAGAAATCGAACCTATTGTTGTAAACAAGCAGTTGGAAGCAAATGTTACTTCAGAACCAGTGGCTTCTGGGCAGGAATCAGTAGTTAGAGAACATCTGTCTTATTTGGATACCAAACCACCAACTCCAGGGGGAAATGATGTACAAGAAATCTGCATCAATGCTGAACCTAAAGTACCAGAGATCAATGCAGATTCCTCCAAACCTATCCCAAAAGAGGTAGTATCTGAGGAGCACAAAGATAATAAGAATCCTCCTATCAGTGTTGAACTGGATATCAACAAGAAAGAAGAGCATTCAGGGATCCGTCCACAGGTTTCTGACAATGAAATGGATACTGAGCCTTCTGTAgttttaaaagagaaaaagaattccAAAAATAAAAGAACAAAGACTCCACTTCAAGCCATCACTGCAACCATTTCAGAAAAGCCGGTCACAAGAAAAAGTGAAAGGATAGACCGTGAAAAGCTCAAACGGTCGTCATCACCTCGTGGCGACACTCAAAAACTTCAGGACCAAAAGTTAGATATAGAAAAGGTCTCCAAAAACACAGCAAAGTCTCCAAGTTCAGCCCCCGAGTCAGAAACCTCTGAGCCAAGTCTTCCTTTAGGTAGAACAAGACGCAGAAATGTGCGGTCAGTTTATGCCACAGTTGATGATGGCCCATCCTTAATAAAGGACTCAACAGATACATTGCGTTCAACCAGGAAAAGGGCTGAGAAAGAAGTTCAGGAATCACCAAATGTACAAACCCCTCCACGACGGGGAAGACCTCCAAAATCCCGTCGTAGACCTGGTGAAGAAGTGCCATGCTTTAAAGCTGACCAGGTAAAACAGGACGCTGAAGAAACAGAAACTAAAGATGGTACTGAAAGCACAAAACCTGTGGAAGGGTGGAAGTCACCTCGATCGCAGAAAACCGCACAAAGTCATTCTTCAGCTGCTCAGAGTAGCCAGATAGGAAGAAAAGGAGTTAAGACAGAACCAAGAACTGCTGAAATTTGTGTTGAACGTACAGCTGATGCTGCAGAGCCCTTAATTGAGCAAAGCTCAACAGCTGAGAATATCAAAGCCTCGGCTGAGGGAAATGAGATAGTAAGTGATCAAAAATCTGACAGAAATGATGGTGCATTAGAGAAGTGTCCTTCAACTAACAATTCGGGTGAAATCATAGAGAAAAGATCTGTGGAGAAAGGCTCAAAGTCAAaatgtgggagagggagaaatgCAAAGGCTAGTGAGGACAAAATGTGTCTACGAAATTTGGAAATAAGACTTAGCACTGAAGAAGTAAAAGGTGTTCTTCACTCAGGTGATGGAGAAGTGACTGTGACACCAAAAAAGGACCCACCGAGAAAtgacagtcagtcacctgagctAGTTAAAGAAGAAATAGGTGATACGTTTTTAGGACCTCCCAAATCACCAGAAAAAGAAATAGCAAAACCTGAGTGTTCACCAGAAGCTGTACAACGAGCTAAACAGATAGAACTTGAAAGAGCAGTGGAGAACATTGCAAAATTAACAGAAATCCCAACTGTACATCCTTACAAAGAGACGGCAGATGAGCCAGATGTTAGAACAGAGGAAGACGCGGAAAAGCCTGCCCATCAGGCTAGTGAAACTGAGCTTGCAGCAGCCATTGACTCCATTATTGCTGATGAATCAGCAGAACCAGATAGCTTCCCATCTGCTCCAAGATACCCTACTGAACAAACTGTAGCAGGTATCTCTGAAGATCAAATGGTACTTCCTACACCACCAGACACTTTGCAGCCTGAAACTGATCAGGATATTGTGAATATTTTAGAGTCAGCTGCAGATGTTGGTGCCTCAGGCCGATTGTTGGCAAAGGGCCAACCCTCAAACCGTTTGATATCAAAGATCCCAGCTTCAGGTCGTTTGCTGTCTAAAGCCCCAGTTTCTGGTCGCTCTGTTTCTAAATCTCCTGCTTCAGCAGAAAATGTGGTTACAGAAGTTCCCTCTTCAGTTGAAAGCATGGTTTCTGAAGTTCCCACCTCTACAGACAACATGATTCCTAAAGTTCCTACCTCAGAAGACAACATAGTTCCTGAAAATTCTACACCAGTAGACACCCCTTCAGCAGACAGTGTGATATCTAAAGCTCCAGTCCCATTGGATAGCACGATTGCTAAGGTTTCTGTCTCAGTGGAAAGTGTAATATCTAAAGCACCTGGCTCAGTTGAGAGTGTAATATCTAAAACTCCTGCATCAGTTGAGAGTGTGATTTCTAAAGTACCTGTCTCAGCTGAGAGTGTCATTTCTAAAGTTCCAGTCTCCACAGAGAGCATGGTTTCTGAAACTCCCATTTCAACAGAAGGTGTTGTTCCCTCAGCTCTGTCCTTGGACACTTCCGCTTTGAAAACTCCAGCTATGGACAGTCACTCGGCAATTTCAGTCAGTTCAACTTCCAGATCTCCTTTATTGACTACAGTGGTTGAGGCAAAAAGTCCTGATGTATGTTTTCAGCGATCTGGAAATATTTCCCAGAAAACAGAGAACCTTCCATTGCCAGAACCTGCTGAAGTCCCACGGACCCCAAGTCGTAGAGGGCGTTCAAAACCTCGAATGACAAGGCGTAATAGAAGAGGGAGCACTAGCAGAAAGGGAGAGTTAGCAGATGACAATAGTTCTGAACCCGAACCAGTGCCTGTTTCTGCTgacattaaacaaaacagtgtTACAGCAGAAACCATTTCAGAAAAATGTGCAAATAAATCAGTGGTAGAACCTATTTCTGTTTCCAAGAGTGATGCAGACAACCTGACTAAATTAGAAGAGTGTAAACTTGGTGGTATGAAACTCTCTGAATCAGATAAGGATTCAACAACTGAAGCTATTTCACCACATGATCCACTGCATTCTTCAGCCTGTAATGAAGATAACAGAAGTCCTCCCTGTTTTAAACTAAAGCAACACACCGAGTTTGCACCTGAAGCtcaatcaaaacaaaacatatcAAGAGTAGCTATTAATGCTTTCCCTACCACAACTACTGCAAAAATTTCAGTAACTCCTGCACCTGCCTTGGGAACTGCACATATTAGTTCTGGGGTTGTGCCAGATTGGATGTCAAGGCATGAGGCATCTCGTGCTTGTTCTACACCCCCTCCTACTGCTCCTCCCCCAGATACCAAAGCTTCTGACCTTGACACCAACTCTAGTACATTGAGGAAAATTCTCATGGAGCCAAAGTATGTGTCAGCTACAGGTGTTACAACCACGTTTGTAACTACAGCAATAAATGAGCCACTGACTTCGGTTCGGACAGAAGAAGCTTTCCCTTCAAGTGAAGCTAGCAAACTGGTATTGGATGAAAAAGCTGTAGTTCCACCTAGCAGTACTGGAGGACAACAAATATCAGAGATGCCAGTGTTTAATGAGAAAGAAAAGCATAGTAGTCCTTTGATATCACCCAAAGTTACTTCTGTAATAAGCAGGATCCCACCGAGTTTAGATCAAGAGGAAGCGGCAAAGGTGACAGCAAACAGCCGAGGCCCAGCCAGCCTTCCATCTCAGACACCAAATCTCCCAACTGTGTCACTGACCAAACAGAAATATAGATCAAACTTGACTGAAAATAGCAGATACAAGCTTGGGACAGTGGCATTCATTGGAGATGAGTCTCGGCAGGTGGATAATCTTACATTAAACCAGGGATCTAGTCCACGACTGAGAGTAAATACCTCTGAAGGGGTTGTGGTGTTGAGTTACTCTGGTCAGAAAACAGAAGGTCCTCAAAGAATAAGTGCTCCAATCAGCCAGATTCCACCTGCTAGTGCAGTAGATATAGAATTTCAACAATCTGTGTCCAAGTCGCAAGCCAAACCAGAGCCAATTTCACAATCACAGCCTGTTTCAAAGGGTTCACAAACTCCATCGGGTTATAGCAATGTGATTAGCACTCATTCCTCAAGCATACTTGTTGGACATGGTGGTCCCCAATCTTATAACACATCACCTGTTATTTCAAGTATTAAACAAGAGCATCAAATCCATGAGAAATCTGAATCAGCTATGCATTCGGGTACACTATCGACTCAGCCAGGAGCAGTTAAGATAGTCTACAATCCTTTACCGAACATTGTATCTACTAACAAGAAAGGTGGAGACCCAGTTGTTCCCAAAATTGAagctgttaaagtaacacagcaGTCAACCCTGAGCCCAGGAATCAGCCCTCATCATGCTGCTATGCCAAGTAAGCTGCAATCAGACACTAACCACATCAGTTCTGGGCGTGGCACCCCAACAGAAAGAAGTCTGCCTCTGCCAGTTTCCATTAAACAGGAACCCCATTCTCCACGCACATCTGTTCATTCCCCTTCTCCATTTCCCAAAGTGTGTCAGCCGAGTAGCACCTCAACAACTTCCCAATCAATGAATGCTAATATGGTTATAAATGCTGGTCTTACTATGACACAATTTGTTCCGAGTGTCCATTTGCCAGAGCAATCGGTCATTATGCCTCCTCATAGTGTGACACAGACTCAGGTGGTCTCCTTAGGGCATCTTTCTCAGGGTGAAGTAAGAATGAATGCTCCTTCAGTACCAGGTATTCCATTTGGCATAAGACCCGAGACTCACCATCCCTCTCCTAGAGCTGTCCTCCAACCTCAAATGGAACTTCGTTCACAGAGATCAAACACGCCACAGTCAACAGTTATCAGAGACTTGTGTATGCCTCAGATATCCAACCAGCATCAACCTGATGAAGAACTACTTCATTATCATGGACTTAGAAGAGGATCAGCTCCCTTACAGCCAGATGTCCTTGTGATGCAGCCAGACTATAGAATCCATCCTGGAGGTTTGCGACTGGACCAATACAATGTGTCACAAGAGATGTTGCTGCGTGACGTTAGGATGATGTACCCACCTATGACAGCTGTAGGT
The Chiloscyllium punctatum isolate Juve2018m chromosome 16, sChiPun1.3, whole genome shotgun sequence DNA segment above includes these coding regions:
- the spen gene encoding msx2-interacting protein isoform X1, whose product is MVRETRHLWVGNLPENVREDKIIEHFKRYGRVESVKILPKRGSEGGVAAFVDFVDIKSAQKAHNSVNKMGDRDLRTDYNEPGTIPSAARGLDDTVPIGTRTREVSGFRGGGGGPTYGPPPSLHGREGRYERRLDGASDNRERTYDHSAYGHHDRTTAGFDRPRHYEQDYYRDPRDRTIQHGVYYGSRSRSPTRFEAHDPRYEQRGREQFAISSVVHRDLYREDITREVRGRRQEKNYQHSRSRSPHSSRSGNQSPQRSSQASRSRRSPSGSGSRSRSSSSDSVSSSSSTSSDSSDSSSSSSDESPARSVQSAAVPAPPVQLPTPVEKDEPRKSYGIKVQNLPVRSTDTSLKDGLFHEFKKYGKVTSVQIHGASEERYGLVFFRQQEDQEKAMNASKGKLFFGMQIEVTAWTGPETESENEFRPLDDRIDEFHPKATRTLFIGNLEKTTTYGDLRNIFERFGEIVDIDIKKVNGVPQYAFLQYCDIASVCKAIKKMDGEYLGNNRLKVRKEKYSHLLIRNIHLSGIHSEILLGFGKSMPTNCVWLDGLSSNITEQYLSRHFCRYGPVLKIVLDRQKGMALVLYDEIECAQTAVQETKGRKIGGNRIKVDFANRESQLAFYRSMEVSGQDIRDLYEIFAERRQDRRGSYHEYPADRAYFDAVRGPAAVFPEDPRRDYRARSRDFYAEWDPYQGDYYDPRYYEDPREYRDYRDPYEQDIREYSYRQRERERERERYESDRERDHERRTCERSQSPTHSRRAQSCSASPAQSERHQSDSVDSERRIYSRSSDRSGSCSSLSPPRYDKADKPDKVRPDRYEKNEKEKDRLFEPERAEKRTQRKDKSEKLERTKKIEKSEVEKLDKKEKIEKLKIRKVKPPSPSSLSSETDHEVDRDLNLDSLKGKTKQGKDKAEKEGASKNRLDLIPCVVLTRVKEREAKMIEPLNAEKPRGKSESDTVKSPSAEQNKVQLTRLDQTKTELSKLEPSRPKVPKEKLLASQIEVVGKEVKIKHKKNLKSEPCPEAPNAMDIDKLEARKRRFADPTLRTDRQKLEVKRGSQEEEELRLGLRKPPELAAWREMPTVGKEGDLDRRPLRKELLKREHRKVKQEKLISAFSPREGQESATVSAGIGLRPSIEAQSRLNEPSEEPVETPEIALKKLNTTKPPNKGTVQPLLPHLDEVPGEGEIKREERKRKYSGTPEDTNDHKSANEKLQTIDADEKLGIDIDYTQSYRKQMEQNRRLKQQQEMEMAKSEKYNSPRKENADEFERRSLVHEVGKPPQDVTDDSPPVKRRKTDQFDFETSMKRERNYRSSRQLSEDSEKTVLSPGFRHILSYQDEDDNDSPHQALLPKEPKDSPKLDSTFQIPVREEPLKCNAHESNKREQMLDLARFKIMSQSSEEEAPRWETRLKLDASRSDVSFPSSIIKRDGIRKRSVRELEPGEVPSDSDEDNEHKSSHSPKASTSFESSRLPLFLRNREDRISDLKLSSSLERNKFYSFALDKTITPDTKALLERAKSLSSSREENWSFLDRDSRFASFRKDKDKEKVESAPRPIPSWYMKKKKIRTDSEGKIDEKKEDHKEDEQERQELFASRFLHSSIFEQDSKRLQHLERKEDDMDVISGRLFGRQGSVDGSSNTPDLIQEPVVLFHSRFIELTRMQQKEKEKDQKPKELERREIEKEAQPKTTEPVSELKESDLKNTCPLLRAIVPPPPPPPPLTTSFQALPAEQQETVKNKTANETLVTESVVSNSGENRSESGPAADASKPVIVNVSPCEEIEPIVVNKQLEANVTSEPVASGQESVVREHLSYLDTKPPTPGGNDVQEICINAEPKVPEINADSSKPIPKEVVSEEHKDNKNPPISVELDINKKEEHSGIRPQVSDNEMDTEPSVVLKEKKNSKNKRTKTPLQAITATISEKPVTRKSERIDREKLKRSSSPRGDTQKLQDQKLDIEKVSKNTAKSPSSAPESETSEPSLPLGRTRRRNVRSVYATVDDGPSLIKDSTDTLRSTRKRAEKEVQESPNVQTPPRRGRPPKSRRRPGEEVPCFKADQVKQDAEETETKDGTESTKPVEGWKSPRSQKTAQSHSSAAQSSQIGRKGVKTEPRTAEICVERTADAAEPLIEQSSTAENIKASAEGNEIVSDQKSDRNDGALEKCPSTNNSGEIIEKRSVEKGSKSKCGRGRNAKASEDKMCLRNLEIRLSTEEVKGVLHSGDGEVTVTPKKDPPRNDSQSPELVKEEIGDTFLGPPKSPEKEIAKPECSPEAVQRAKQIELERAVENIAKLTEIPTVHPYKETADEPDVRTEEDAEKPAHQASETELAAAIDSIIADESAEPDSFPSAPRYPTEQTVAGISEDQMVLPTPPDTLQPETDQDIVNILESAADVGASGRLLAKGQPSNRLISKIPASGRLLSKAPVSGRSVSKSPASAENVVTEVPSSVESMVSEVPTSTDNMIPKVPTSEDNIVPENSTPVDTPSADSVISKAPVPLDSTIAKVSVSVESVISKAPGSVESVISKTPASVESVISKVPVSAESVISKVPVSTESMVSETPISTEGVVPSALSLDTSALKTPAMDSHSAISVSSTSRSPLLTTVVEAKSPDVCFQRSGNISQKTENLPLPEPAEVPRTPSRRGRSKPRMTRRNRRGSTSRKGELADDNSSEPEPVPVSADIKQNSVTAETISEKCANKSVVEPISVSKSDADNLTKLEECKLGGMKLSESDKDSTTEAISPHDPLHSSACNEDNRSPPCFKLKQHTEFAPEAQSKQNISRVAINAFPTTTTAKISVTPAPALGTAHISSGVVPDWMSRHEASRACSTPPPTAPPPDTKASDLDTNSSTLRKILMEPKYVSATGVTTTFVTTAINEPLTSVRTEEAFPSSEASKLVLDEKAVVPPSSTGGQQISEMPVFNEKEKHSSPLISPKVTSVISRIPPSLDQEEAAKVTANSRGPASLPSQTPNLPTVSLTKQKYRSNLTENSRYKLGTVAFIGDESRQVDNLTLNQGSSPRLRVNTSEGVVVLSYSGQKTEGPQRISAPISQIPPASAVDIEFQQSVSKSQAKPEPISQSQPVSKGSQTPSGYSNVISTHSSSILVGHGGPQSYNTSPVISSIKQEHQIHEKSESAMHSGTLSTQPGAVKIVYNPLPNIVSTNKKGGDPVVPKIEAVKVTQQSTLSPGISPHHAAMPSKLQSDTNHISSGRGTPTERSLPLPVSIKQEPHSPRTSVHSPSPFPKVCQPSSTSTTSQSMNANMVINAGLTMTQFVPSVHLPEQSVIMPPHSVTQTQVVSLGHLSQGEVRMNAPSVPGIPFGIRPETHHPSPRAVLQPQMELRSQRSNTPQSTVIRDLCMPQISNQHQPDEELLHYHGLRRGSAPLQPDVLVMQPDYRIHPGGLRLDQYNVSQEMLLRDVRMMYPPMTAVGDVHGEARQARTPDGSVKTPPTSKTPQPAKEAPKTSEVKMTKSPHNEARLINVPPGMPMSQSVMVSHGVQLMHQVPSSFHDYPRVYQDPRNFHHSHLGHPPFGGMNLPSRSMTPQGISEGEHVHPGQRSKTPQISQDTKGSAASEHPHHVSITRLTGQMELHSPHLQHLQRERVQPEANLTSYPSPTGVSMPIKHELSSPHQPLTPKQPSFISTQSSTPGTAPSPVISRSDPPTTGKQEPQPPSGSQRPVDMVQLLTKYPIVWQGLLALKNDTAAVQLHFVSGNNVLAHRSLPAPEGGPPLRIAQRMRLEATQLEGVARRMTVETDYCLLLALPCGRDQEDVVSQTESLKAGFISYLQLKQAAGIINVPNPGSNQPAYVLQIFPPCEFSESHLSRLAPDLLASISNISPHLMIVIASV
- the spen gene encoding msx2-interacting protein isoform X8, with the translated sequence MVRETRHLWVGNLPENVREDKIIEHFKRYGRVESVKILPKRGSEGGVAAFVDFVDIKSAQKAHNSVNKMGDRDLRTDYNEPGTIPSAARGLDDTVPIGTRTREVSGFRGGGGGPTYGPPPSLHGREGRYERRLDGSDSSSSSSDESPARSVQSAAVPAPPVQLPTPVEKDEPRKSYGIKVQNLPVRSTDTSLKDGLFHEFKKYGKVTSVQIHGASEERYGLVFFRQQEDQEKAMNASKGKLFFGMQIEVTAWTGPETESENEFRPLDDRIDEFHPKATRTLFIGNLEKTTTYGDLRNIFERFGEIVDIDIKKVNGVPQYAFLQYCDIASVCKAIKKMDGEYLGNNRLKVRKEKYSHLLIRNIHLSGIHSEILLGFGKSMPTNCVWLDGLSSNITEQYLSRHFCRYGPVLKIVLDRQKGMALVLYDEIECAQTAVQETKGRKIGGNRIKVDFANRESQLAFYRSMEVSGQDIRDLYEIFAERRQDRRGSYHEYPADRAYFDAVRGPAAVFPEDPRRDYRARSRDFYAEWDPYQGDYYDPRYYEDPREYRDYRDPYEQDIREYSYRQRERERERERYESDRERDHERRTCERSQSPTHSRRAQSCSASPAQSERHQSDSVDSERRIYSRSSDRSGSCSSLSPPRYDKADKPDKVRPDRYEKNEKEKDRLFEPERAEKRTQRKDKSEKLERTKKIEKSEVEKLDKKEKIEKLKIRKVKPPSPSSLSSETDHEVDRDLNLDSLKGKTKQGKDKAEKEGASKNRLDLIPCVVLTRVKEREAKMIEPLNAEKPRGKSESDTVKSPSAEQNKVQLTRLDQTKTELSKLEPSRPKVPKEKLLASQIEVVGKEVKIKHKKNLKSEPCPEAPNAMDIDKLEARKRRFADPTLRTDRQKLEVKRGSQEEEELRLGLRKPPELAAWREMPTVGKEGDLDRRPLRKELLKREHRKVKQEKLISAFSPREGQESATVSAGIGLRPSIEAQSRLNEPSEEPVETPEIALKKLNTTKPPNKGTVQPLLPHLDEVPGEGEIKREERKRKYSGTPEDTNDHKSANEKLQTIDADEKLGIDIDYTQSYRKQMEQNRRLKQQQEMEMAKSEKYNSPRKENADEFERRSLVHEVGKPPQDVTDDSPPVKRRKTDQFDFETSMKRERNYRSSRQLSEDSEKTVLSPGFRHILSYQDEDDNDSPHQALLPKEPKDSPKLDSTFQIPVREEPLKCNAHESNKREQMLDLARFKIMSQSSEEEAPRWETRLKLDASRSDVSFPSSIIKRDGIRKRSVRELEPGEVPSDSDEDNEHKSSHSPKASTSFESSRLPLFLRNREDRISDLKLSSSLERNKFYSFALDKTITPDTKALLERAKSLSSSREENWSFLDRDSRFASFRKDKDKEKVESAPRPIPSWYMKKKKIRTDSEGKIDEKKEDHKEDEQERQELFASRFLHSSIFEQDSKRLQHLERKEDDMDVISGRLFGRQGSVDGSSNTPDLIQEPVVLFHSRFIELTRMQQKEKEKDQKPKELERREIEKEAQPKTTEPVSELKESDLKNTCPLLRAIVPPPPPPPPLTTSFQALPAEQQETVKNKTANETLVTESVVSNSGENRSESGPAADASKPVIVNVSPCEEIEPIVVNKQLEANVTSEPVASGQESVVREHLSYLDTKPPTPGGNDVQEICINAEPKVPEINADSSKPIPKEVVSEEHKDNKNPPISVELDINKKEEHSGIRPQVSDNEMDTEPSVVLKEKKNSKNKRTKTPLQAITATISEKPVTRKSERIDREKLKRSSSPRGDTQKLQDQKLDIEKVSKNTAKSPSSAPESETSEPSLPLGRTRRRNVRSVYATVDDGPSLIKDSTDTLRSTRKRAEKEVQESPNVQTPPRRGRPPKSRRRPGEEVPCFKADQVKQDAEETETKDGTESTKPVEGWKSPRSQKTAQSHSSAAQSSQIGRKGVKTEPRTAEICVERTADAAEPLIEQSSTAENIKASAEGNEIVSDQKSDRNDGALEKCPSTNNSGEIIEKRSVEKGSKSKCGRGRNAKASEDKMCLRNLEIRLSTEEVKGVLHSGDGEVTVTPKKDPPRNDSQSPELVKEEIGDTFLGPPKSPEKEIAKPECSPEAVQRAKQIELERAVENIAKLTEIPTVHPYKETADEPDVRTEEDAEKPAHQASETELAAAIDSIIADESAEPDSFPSAPRYPTEQTVAGISEDQMVLPTPPDTLQPETDQDIVNILESAADVGASGRLLAKGQPSNRLISKIPASGRLLSKAPVSGRSVSKSPASAENVVTEVPSSVESMVSEVPTSTDNMIPKVPTSEDNIVPENSTPVDTPSADSVISKAPVPLDSTIAKVSVSVESVISKAPGSVESVISKTPASVESVISKVPVSAESVISKVPVSTESMVSETPISTEGVVPSALSLDTSALKTPAMDSHSAISVSSTSRSPLLTTVVEAKSPDVCFQRSGNISQKTENLPLPEPAEVPRTPSRRGRSKPRMTRRNRRGSTSRKGELADDNSSEPEPVPVSADIKQNSVTAETISEKCANKSVVEPISVSKSDADNLTKLEECKLGGMKLSESDKDSTTEAISPHDPLHSSACNEDNRSPPCFKLKQHTEFAPEAQSKQNISRVAINAFPTTTTAKISVTPAPALGTAHISSGVVPDWMSRHEASRACSTPPPTAPPPDTKASDLDTNSSTLRKILMEPKYVSATGVTTTFVTTAINEPLTSVRTEEAFPSSEASKLVLDEKAVVPPSSTGGQQISEMPVFNEKEKHSSPLISPKVTSVISRIPPSLDQEEAAKVTANSRGPASLPSQTPNLPTVSLTKQKYRSNLTENSRYKLGTVAFIGDESRQVDNLTLNQGSSPRLRVNTSEGVVVLSYSGQKTEGPQRISAPISQIPPASAVDIEFQQSVSKSQAKPEPISQSQPVSKGSQTPSGYSNVISTHSSSILVGHGGPQSYNTSPVISSIKQEHQIHEKSESAMHSGTLSTQPGAVKIVYNPLPNIVSTNKKGGDPVVPKIEAVKVTQQSTLSPGISPHHAAMPSKLQSDTNHISSGRGTPTERSLPLPVSIKQEPHSPRTSVHSPSPFPKVCQPSSTSTTSQSMNANMVINAGLTMTQFVPSVHLPEQSVIMPPHSVTQTQVVSLGHLSQGEVRMNAPSVPGIPFGIRPETHHPSPRAVLQPQMELRSQRSNTPQSTVIRDLCMPQISNQHQPDEELLHYHGLRRGSAPLQPDVLVMQPDYRIHPGGLRLDQYNVSQEMLLRDVRMMYPPMTAVGDVHGEARQARTPDGSVKTPPTSKTPQPAKEAPKTSEVKMTKSPHNEARLINVPPGMPMSQSVMVSHGVQLMHQVPSSFHDYPRVYQDPRNFHHSHLGHPPFGGMNLPSRSMTPQGISEGEHVHPGQRSKTPQISQDTKGSAASEHPHHVSITRLTGQMELHSPHLQHLQRERVQPEANLTSYPSPTGVSMPIKHELSSPHQPLTPKQPSFISTQSSTPGTAPSPVISRSDPPTTGKQEPQPPSGSQRPVDMVQLLTKYPIVWQGLLALKNDTAAVQLHFVSGNNVLAHRSLPAPEGGPPLRIAQRMRLEATQLEGVARRMTVETDYCLLLALPCGRDQEDVVSQTESLKAGFISYLQLKQAAGIINVPNPGSNQPAYVLQIFPPCEFSESHLSRLAPDLLASISNISPHLMIVIASV